A single genomic interval of Haloterrigena salifodinae harbors:
- a CDS encoding methyl-accepting chemotaxis protein — MDGLRRLVPTAIRRRYAVKFGIMLLILALGVGVVGMAATAGITGQVEDRVQNDQTSLASQEAQNLQMWNEQNEHTVGVIARSDVVENGDPAAAESRFLDWEEHLDADIHSISYVDTANDTVLASTDYDSEETAASEIDGIESGTYERVHENDDVPWVSDAHLVERELGDGSVVVMTYVQSVPGSDDEAIVYTADLEAYADRLNDESGVTTMLLDGDNEVMLDNVGYGEDHETLGTTYATPDGDRNEIVQSARTESAGTHQIAGSSLDLGTDAYGFEDEDYVVSSARVFGTDWVVVTHEPESQAYGFVDTVGQWGGIATIVGVLMIGVIGVVLGRNTAVSIDRLTEKASKMEEGDLSVDLETKRIDNIGRLYEGFDSMRVALGEQIEEAESAREDAERERERIAEINDQLERTADEYSDVMEAAADGDLTARMDAETDNEAMAEIAEDFNDMLEEIEETVADLNRFATDVATASEQVTASSEEVRSASQQVTESIQEISDGAEQQNQSLQSVNQEMSGLSTTTEEIAASSNEVADIAEQTVDTGQEGQEAAQEAVTAMDQIETEAEDAVSEIRRLEQEVQQIDELINTISEIARQTNMLALNANIEASRSAGGKDDEGFSVVAKEVKALSEDVAEAADEAEDRLEAIRERTERSADEVEGTSDQIEAASEQVTEAVEALEEIANLAQETNVGVQEISAATEEQAASTQEVVAMVDDAATISEETTTEAENVAAAAEEQTTALTEVTQSASDLSGQAAELSEALDRFETDISREQLEDDRDSDGDGDPTAATTTSEFDAAVDADGDESQSDEQTQDSERDQQGQGITLSTDESETFESPEMADEQATERDAAQPTESFEAEPAETESDDVEPAAETADAKPAPAPDADALESESDEQVSITDSGSTTESEIDAEPTPAPAPDDFEESDRSNQEPTADDETTAGDELGAEEILGIDDDSTAASEPAADDDETDESAADADQTDDSEDAAADATDPLADDADSAVAIEPVEDGESDATGDEDAESDDAETADTDETETADTDETETADTDETETADTDENDDVFTFGNTDE, encoded by the coding sequence ATGGACGGCCTTCGACGATTGGTGCCAACAGCTATTCGCCGCAGATACGCGGTCAAGTTCGGGATCATGTTATTAATACTCGCTCTGGGGGTGGGTGTGGTCGGGATGGCCGCAACCGCCGGGATTACCGGGCAGGTTGAAGACCGGGTCCAGAACGACCAGACGTCCCTCGCAAGCCAGGAGGCGCAGAACCTCCAGATGTGGAACGAGCAGAACGAACACACGGTTGGGGTCATCGCCCGCTCCGACGTCGTCGAGAACGGTGACCCGGCTGCGGCCGAGAGCCGGTTCCTGGATTGGGAAGAGCATCTCGATGCGGATATCCACTCGATCAGTTACGTCGACACCGCTAACGACACGGTCCTCGCGAGTACGGATTACGACAGCGAGGAAACGGCGGCCAGCGAGATCGACGGCATCGAATCCGGAACCTACGAACGGGTCCACGAGAACGACGACGTCCCGTGGGTCTCCGACGCCCACCTCGTCGAGCGGGAGCTGGGCGACGGCTCCGTCGTCGTCATGACCTACGTCCAGTCCGTTCCGGGCTCGGACGACGAAGCGATCGTCTACACGGCGGATCTCGAGGCGTACGCGGATCGCCTGAACGACGAGTCCGGCGTTACGACGATGCTTCTCGACGGCGACAACGAGGTGATGCTCGATAACGTGGGCTACGGCGAGGACCACGAGACGCTCGGCACCACCTACGCCACGCCCGACGGAGATCGAAACGAGATCGTCCAGTCGGCCCGCACCGAAAGCGCCGGCACCCACCAGATCGCAGGCTCCTCGCTAGACCTCGGAACCGACGCCTACGGCTTCGAGGACGAGGATTACGTCGTCAGTTCCGCCCGCGTCTTCGGTACCGACTGGGTCGTCGTCACTCACGAACCGGAGAGCCAGGCCTACGGGTTCGTCGACACGGTCGGCCAGTGGGGCGGCATCGCGACGATCGTGGGCGTGCTCATGATCGGCGTGATCGGCGTCGTCCTCGGTCGGAACACCGCCGTTTCGATCGACCGTCTCACCGAGAAGGCCAGCAAGATGGAAGAGGGCGACCTCAGCGTCGACCTCGAGACCAAACGCATCGACAACATCGGCCGGCTCTACGAGGGCTTCGACTCGATGCGCGTCGCCTTAGGCGAACAGATCGAAGAGGCCGAATCCGCACGTGAGGACGCCGAACGCGAGCGCGAGCGCATCGCGGAGATTAACGACCAACTCGAGCGGACGGCCGACGAGTACAGCGACGTGATGGAAGCGGCCGCCGACGGCGACCTGACCGCCCGGATGGACGCCGAGACGGACAACGAGGCGATGGCGGAGATCGCCGAGGACTTCAACGACATGCTCGAGGAGATCGAGGAAACCGTCGCCGATCTCAATCGATTCGCGACCGACGTCGCGACCGCTTCCGAGCAGGTGACCGCCTCCAGCGAGGAGGTTCGCTCCGCCTCCCAGCAGGTCACGGAGTCGATCCAGGAGATTTCCGACGGCGCCGAGCAGCAGAACCAGTCGCTGCAGTCGGTCAACCAGGAGATGAGCGGCCTCTCGACGACCACCGAGGAGATCGCCGCCTCCTCGAACGAGGTCGCGGACATCGCCGAACAGACCGTCGACACTGGCCAGGAAGGACAGGAGGCTGCCCAGGAAGCGGTCACCGCGATGGACCAGATCGAGACCGAGGCGGAGGACGCCGTCAGCGAGATCCGCCGCCTCGAGCAGGAGGTCCAGCAGATCGACGAACTGATCAACACCATTTCCGAGATCGCCCGCCAGACGAACATGCTGGCGCTGAACGCCAACATCGAGGCGTCCCGCTCGGCCGGCGGGAAGGACGACGAAGGGTTCTCCGTCGTCGCCAAGGAGGTCAAGGCGCTCTCCGAGGATGTCGCCGAGGCGGCCGACGAAGCCGAGGACCGCCTCGAGGCGATCCGCGAACGCACCGAGCGGTCCGCGGACGAGGTCGAGGGAACCAGCGACCAGATCGAGGCCGCCAGCGAGCAGGTCACCGAGGCCGTCGAAGCCTTAGAAGAGATCGCCAATCTTGCCCAGGAGACCAACGTGGGCGTCCAGGAGATCTCCGCCGCGACCGAAGAGCAGGCCGCCTCGACGCAGGAAGTCGTCGCGATGGTCGACGACGCCGCGACGATCTCCGAGGAGACGACCACTGAGGCCGAGAACGTCGCCGCCGCCGCCGAAGAGCAGACCACGGCCCTGACCGAAGTGACCCAGTCTGCCTCCGACCTCTCCGGCCAGGCCGCGGAGCTCTCCGAAGCGCTCGACCGCTTCGAGACCGACATCAGTCGCGAGCAGCTCGAGGACGACCGCGATTCGGACGGCGATGGCGATCCGACCGCCGCGACGACTACGTCCGAGTTTGACGCCGCGGTCGACGCGGACGGAGACGAGTCACAGTCCGACGAGCAGACCCAGGATTCCGAGCGCGACCAGCAAGGACAGGGAATCACCCTCTCGACCGACGAAAGCGAGACGTTCGAGTCGCCCGAGATGGCCGACGAGCAGGCGACCGAACGCGACGCGGCACAGCCGACCGAGTCGTTCGAGGCCGAGCCGGCGGAAACCGAGTCCGACGACGTCGAGCCGGCCGCTGAGACGGCCGATGCCAAACCCGCGCCGGCTCCGGACGCCGACGCGCTCGAGTCCGAGTCGGACGAGCAGGTGTCGATCACGGACAGCGGATCGACGACGGAGAGTGAGATCGACGCCGAGCCGACGCCGGCCCCCGCTCCGGACGATTTCGAGGAGTCTGACCGGTCGAACCAAGAGCCGACGGCCGACGATGAGACGACCGCCGGCGACGAACTCGGTGCCGAGGAGATCCTCGGGATCGACGACGACAGCACGGCCGCCAGCGAACCGGCAGCCGATGACGACGAGACCGACGAATCGGCAGCCGACGCCGACCAGACCGACGACTCCGAGGACGCCGCGGCGGACGCGACGGATCCGCTCGCGGACGACGCGGACTCGGCGGTGGCAATCGAGCCGGTCGAAGATGGCGAGTCCGATGCGACCGGCGACGAAGACGCCGAGTCGGATGACGCTGAGACAGCCGACACCGACGAGACGGAGACAGCCGACACCGACGAGACGGAGACAGCCGACACCGACGAGACGGAGACGGCCGACACCGACGAGAACGACGACGTGTTCACGTTCGGCAACACGGACGAGTAG